A genomic stretch from Candidatus Polarisedimenticolaceae bacterium includes:
- a CDS encoding metalloregulator ArsR/SmtB family transcription factor — MRDFETALKAAADPTRTRILKLLEPGALCVCQIQAVLGLATSTISKHLSILKQADLVEDRRDGKWIHYGLAAGGRNPHAGAVLELVRSALKRDPAIAEDRRKLAAVRRIPVETLCSIDPAERGAHV; from the coding sequence GTGCGCGACTTCGAAACGGCCCTGAAGGCCGCCGCCGATCCCACCCGGACCCGGATCCTCAAGCTCCTCGAGCCCGGCGCGTTGTGCGTCTGCCAGATCCAGGCGGTGCTGGGTCTGGCGACCTCGACGATCTCGAAGCACCTCTCGATCCTGAAGCAGGCCGACCTCGTCGAGGATCGCCGCGACGGGAAGTGGATCCACTACGGTCTCGCCGCGGGCGGTCGGAACCCCCACGCCGGCGCGGTGCTGGAGCTCGTGCGCTCCGCCCTGAAACGCGATCCCGCCATCGCCGAGGACCGGAGGAAGCTCGCGGCGGTCCGCCGGATCCCCGTCGAGACCCTCTGCTCGATCGACCCCGCCGAAAGGGGAGCCCATGTCTGA
- a CDS encoding TonB-dependent receptor produces the protein MRRPALAFALCVCAVHAASPDPWTLVDADGRPAAGFRVQVVGRTGSAVTGADGAFAIEPGPVPPFQLAVFDPRGTLAGVIGVNDLASRTLTVPAGVTAEVIVRGGVAPSTPSAPAAAATLFAGETRERTRPARLADVLTEIPGASRLEEGASVVPALRGLARGRTLILIDDARVTAERRAGPSATFLDPAVLESVEVVRGPGSVGYGSDALGGVIHVRTPLPRPGDFAARFETTAATGLPYAAGAVELNVPAGDGAVLAQVRARSYQDYDSPDGKVPNSSARDRGALVRWLTPVGDKRLWFALQVDRARDIGKPATDSSVTRAFYPTEDSDRFTVGLDAGRFAGFETVEVRGFAGRYRLVTDRDRAQTAAVTRRIQRADVDANDASFRATGTRPFERGFLRAGVDFSSRFGLNSEETTFSFDASGAPTSTTTTTSVERASRYDLGLHVEAEVAPADSRFTLAGGARLDGIAVRNEGGYAGDVSDERGVLSGYASASARVAATSSVTLQLARGFRDPTLSDRFFRGPSGRGFITGNPDLKPESTLQADLVFRTKAGRANLAAYAYAYRIDDLIERYGEPDPTDPTVTNFYYRNRARADLRGLELEAELPLAAGFRLRGAASWAEGEIVDDGTPAADIPPVSFVATVEQDLDRVWWRARGRVQLRKDDPGPVEVVTPGYATFDAAVGVRLGAGLEARLGVDNLLDKSYPATADPTAVAAPGRAASLTLTGRF, from the coding sequence GTGCGTCGCCCGGCCCTGGCGTTCGCCCTCTGCGTGTGCGCGGTGCACGCGGCGTCTCCCGATCCCTGGACGCTCGTGGATGCCGACGGCAGGCCCGCGGCGGGATTCCGCGTGCAGGTCGTCGGACGCACCGGGTCCGCCGTGACCGGCGCCGACGGGGCGTTCGCGATCGAGCCGGGTCCCGTGCCGCCGTTCCAGCTCGCGGTCTTCGATCCGCGCGGCACGCTCGCGGGGGTCATCGGCGTGAACGACCTCGCGTCGCGGACCCTGACCGTGCCCGCCGGCGTGACCGCGGAGGTGATCGTCCGCGGCGGCGTCGCCCCCTCGACGCCGAGCGCCCCGGCCGCCGCGGCGACCCTGTTCGCGGGGGAGACCCGGGAGCGGACCCGCCCCGCGCGCCTCGCCGACGTGTTGACCGAGATCCCGGGCGCGTCGCGCCTCGAGGAGGGCGCGTCGGTCGTCCCCGCGCTGCGCGGCCTCGCCCGCGGCCGCACCCTGATCCTCATCGACGACGCGCGGGTCACCGCCGAGCGCCGCGCCGGCCCGTCGGCGACCTTCCTCGACCCCGCGGTCCTCGAGAGCGTGGAGGTCGTCCGCGGGCCGGGCTCCGTCGGCTACGGCTCCGACGCCCTGGGGGGCGTGATCCACGTGCGCACCCCGCTCCCGCGGCCGGGCGACTTCGCCGCGCGGTTCGAGACGACGGCCGCCACCGGCCTCCCGTACGCCGCGGGGGCCGTGGAGCTCAACGTGCCCGCCGGGGACGGGGCCGTGCTCGCGCAGGTCCGAGCCCGCTCCTACCAGGATTACGACTCGCCGGACGGGAAGGTGCCGAACTCGTCGGCCCGCGACCGCGGCGCGCTCGTCCGATGGCTCACGCCGGTCGGGGACAAACGGTTGTGGTTCGCCCTGCAGGTCGACCGTGCCCGCGACATCGGCAAGCCCGCGACCGACTCGTCGGTGACGCGAGCGTTCTACCCGACCGAGGACTCCGACCGCTTCACGGTGGGGCTCGACGCCGGCCGGTTCGCGGGGTTCGAGACGGTCGAGGTGCGGGGCTTCGCCGGGCGTTACCGCCTCGTCACCGATCGCGACCGCGCGCAAACCGCCGCCGTCACCCGCCGGATCCAGCGCGCGGACGTCGACGCGAACGACGCGAGCTTCCGCGCCACCGGGACGCGCCCCTTCGAGCGCGGCTTCCTGCGCGCGGGCGTCGACTTCTCCTCGCGCTTCGGCCTGAACTCGGAGGAGACGACGTTTTCGTTCGACGCCTCGGGAGCTCCCACCTCCACCACGACCACGACCTCCGTGGAGCGCGCCTCCCGGTACGACCTCGGACTCCACGTGGAGGCCGAGGTCGCGCCGGCGGACTCCCGGTTCACCCTGGCCGGCGGCGCCCGTCTCGACGGCATCGCGGTGCGCAACGAGGGGGGATACGCCGGCGACGTCTCCGACGAGCGCGGCGTCCTCTCGGGGTACGCCTCGGCGTCCGCGCGCGTCGCGGCGACGTCGTCCGTCACCCTGCAGCTCGCCCGCGGCTTCCGCGATCCGACCCTGTCCGATCGCTTCTTCCGCGGTCCCTCCGGTCGCGGGTTCATCACGGGGAACCCCGACCTGAAGCCCGAGTCGACGCTCCAGGCCGACCTCGTGTTCCGCACGAAGGCCGGGCGGGCCAACCTCGCCGCGTACGCGTACGCCTACCGGATCGACGACCTCATCGAGCGATACGGGGAGCCCGACCCGACCGATCCGACCGTGACGAACTTCTACTATCGCAACCGGGCGCGCGCCGACCTCCGCGGCCTCGAGCTCGAGGCGGAGCTCCCGCTGGCCGCGGGTTTCCGCCTGCGGGGGGCCGCCTCGTGGGCCGAAGGGGAGATCGTCGACGACGGAACTCCCGCGGCGGACATCCCGCCCGTGTCGTTCGTCGCCACGGTGGAGCAGGACCTCGACCGCGTCTGGTGGCGCGCGCGCGGTCGCGTGCAGCTGCGCAAGGACGACCCGGGACCCGTCGAGGTGGTCACCCCCGGTTACGCGACGTTCGACGCCGCGGTGGGCGTCCGCCTCGGCGCGGGGCTCGAGGCGCGTCTGGGCGTCGACAACCTGCTCGACAAGAGCTACCCCGCGACCGCCGACCCGACCGCCGTCGCCGCTCCGGGGCGGGCGGCGAGCCTGACGCTGACCGGGAGGTTCTGA
- a CDS encoding aminotransferase class I/II-fold pyridoxal phosphate-dependent enzyme, with protein MTKDILTQLDFGNAAVLDASLSERVRGLVGSEILKIAGQIRELIATGKPVCNLTVGDFDPKQFPIPAMLLEGIRRALANGETNYPPSDGMLVLRKAVADYSAREWGVRYPVESVLIAGGARPILYGAFRCVIDPGDKAAYPVPSWNNNHYAWLTAARGVAIPARPEDGWMPTLETIRPHLKDSNLLVLNTPLNPSGTVMDPGVLRTITAAIVEENERRTHEGRRHLFLVYDQIYGSLLFGGAKHEHPVSLVPESAPWVITVDGISKALAATGLRVGWTLAAPPVTARMRDLLGHVGAWAPRPEQVAVAEFLLDAEAIGAYRRDMDARVKARLDALYAGFSDLKREGYPVACIDPQGAIYLSLQLDLVGRRIDGTRIETNEQIRKLLLDKAGMAVVPFQAFGFPEDTGWFRLSVGAVSLADIEQAFPRVRALLDSVTR; from the coding sequence ATGACCAAGGACATCCTGACGCAGCTGGACTTCGGAAATGCCGCCGTTCTCGACGCCTCGCTCTCCGAGCGCGTGCGCGGACTCGTCGGCTCCGAGATTCTCAAGATCGCCGGACAGATCCGCGAGTTGATCGCGACGGGGAAGCCCGTCTGCAACCTCACCGTCGGCGACTTCGATCCGAAGCAGTTCCCGATCCCCGCGATGTTGCTCGAGGGGATCCGGCGGGCGCTCGCGAACGGCGAGACGAATTACCCGCCGTCGGACGGGATGCTGGTGCTCCGCAAGGCGGTGGCCGACTACTCCGCGCGCGAGTGGGGCGTCCGCTACCCCGTCGAGTCGGTGCTGATCGCCGGCGGCGCGCGGCCGATCCTCTACGGCGCCTTCCGCTGCGTGATCGATCCCGGCGACAAGGCGGCCTACCCCGTCCCGTCCTGGAACAACAACCACTACGCGTGGCTCACCGCGGCGCGCGGCGTCGCGATCCCCGCGCGTCCCGAGGACGGGTGGATGCCCACCCTCGAGACGATCCGCCCGCACCTGAAGGACTCGAACCTCCTCGTGCTCAACACGCCGCTGAACCCGTCGGGGACGGTGATGGACCCCGGGGTGCTGCGCACGATCACGGCCGCGATCGTCGAGGAGAACGAGCGGCGCACCCACGAGGGACGGCGCCACCTGTTCCTCGTCTACGACCAGATCTACGGCTCCCTCCTCTTCGGCGGGGCGAAACACGAGCACCCGGTCTCGCTCGTTCCCGAATCGGCGCCTTGGGTCATCACGGTGGACGGCATCTCGAAGGCGCTGGCGGCGACCGGGCTTCGCGTGGGCTGGACCCTCGCGGCGCCTCCGGTCACCGCGCGCATGCGCGACCTCCTGGGGCACGTCGGCGCGTGGGCGCCGCGCCCCGAGCAGGTCGCGGTCGCCGAGTTCCTCCTGGATGCCGAGGCGATCGGGGCGTACCGCCGCGACATGGACGCGCGGGTGAAGGCGCGTCTCGACGCGTTGTACGCCGGATTCTCGGACCTCAAGCGCGAGGGATACCCGGTCGCGTGCATCGACCCGCAGGGCGCGATCTACCTGTCGCTGCAGCTCGACCTCGTCGGCCGGAGGATCGACGGCACGCGGATCGAGACGAACGAGCAGATCCGCAAGCTCCTCCTCGACAAGGCGGGGATGGCGGTGGTGCCGTTCCAGGCGTTCGGGTTCCCCGAGGACACGGGGTGGTTCCGGCTGTCCGTCGGAGCCGTCTCCCTCGCCGACATCGAGCAGGCCTTCCCCCGCGTCCGAGCGCTGCTCGACTCCGTCACGAGGTAG